ATGTTACTTTGCTGTCTAAAAGAATGCCTATTTCTCTccctgtcttaaaaaaaaattccacttgaTCCATCAGCCCTTGTCATTGATTGCCTCAtatgtatcttattttttttctggctaaactctttgagaaagtCTTCTTCAATAGGTATTTCCACTTGCTTTCTTCTTGCTATTTTTAGCTCTTCAGTCTGACTTCAATACTGACCTGACTCCCcttcaaaattattattgaaaattttaatgacttttcttATCCTCATCCTTTGACTGTGTTAATCACTTTCTTCTCCTTAATATTCTCTTTTGCATGTTCTTTTATCTCACTCCTCTTTTACACTTCTCCTTTTATCTTCCTGACCCTTTTCTTTAAGGCTTCTTTACTATACTTTCATGCTCTTCCTATGACTATTCCGATAAGTTCTCTcttgagtcttttttttctttctatactatttcacttgatgaCCTCATCTTTGCCTATGAATCCAATTATCATTGCTatgttgataattttaaaatctacttaTCCAACTCTTAACACTCAACTGACTTCTAGTCTTACATCTCTCACGGCCTATtggatatctcaaactggatatatgatagatattttaaattcaacaaatcTAAAGCTTAACTCATGAACTTAAATCCTAAATCCTCCCTTCTTTGTAATTTCCCTATTACCATTGAGAGTACCAGCTAAATGTTATTCTTTAATGGGTCCATTAAATACAAGGGAATGAATATACATTTGTAACCACATGTAGTCTTTCCCCACAAAACTATAAGGTATGTGAGAGTAGATACTGTGTTTTAACTAATTTTTGCATCTCTTCCAACACTGGCCCTGGACAAAAGAGATCAGGCTATTTGGATGAGACATTAATGAATTCCACTTGCAGCTCCAAAGATCTCTTAACTCAGAGGCAGGAGAGGGGAATACAGGTAAAATTCAAGTGCAATGGGTCAAATGGATATGGGGGAAATACAGATGATGAAAGGCCATGAAGCCTATAGTAGTTTCAGAAAGTTACCCAAGGATGCACAGGCAGTATATTCTTAGAGCCCCATGTTCTAAgtaaattgaatattttaaatgatggAAAAACTGAAAGCTCCTGGAAGATATCAAAAAACAATTGCCATccaagtatgtttttttttttagttgaccACAAATTTAGAGCAATAGTTAAGTTGCCTTGTCCCACTCTGGCTATTTATGTTAGCAGTCAGCTTTGGTCTGGAGAGATGTAATTTGTGACTCTTTTACTTCAAGCTCTGACTCTTTCCTAGAAGTCTATGTGTGAGTCTAAGCTGCACATATTCCCCAACCATatgtgaaataataatataatataatataacttatattatataataatatattttttccctgagtGACCATGTCATAATGGGGATTCCCTTGGAAGCATCCCTCTTAGGTTTATAAAGATGAAACTGCATTATATTTCTTGCTCAATAATTTCCCAAAGTAGATTGGAAAGAAGACAGTAATAACTTTTTCACATGTGATACTTGAGAAAAAGGCAGAGAGGCACTTTGTGTTCAGCCACAGAAAACTGTGACTCAATATGAGCCTTCCATAAGTCGCAAAGAAAGCTCAAAACAAAGCTGTGACAAGAATCaccttgaaatttttcttttcatgcaTCAGTTTCAAGGGGTTATACATGTATAGGGGCATGGGATGCTCCCCTATCAGGTTTtaggacaaaaatataaaaaagaaagaagagttaTGATCAGAAATATAGTTGAAAcataaagataatgaaaaagacaaaaaaagttagAACACAGTGATGCAAATACATGGATAATGCCAGAGCTATATACTCCATGTGATGGGGGAAAACAGAAgatgaaagggagggagagagagaaaaatacaaagacacacatacagagatagggagagagaaagagagagacagagagacagagaatcaggCAGGCAGACaagcagagacagaaatagggagacagagaaggaacagaaggaagaaatgcAGGGCAAGAGTCAAGGGTGCTATAATCTCCTCACATCCTTTATTTGACCATTGAAATTAGTCACCAGTACTGGTACAGAAGTCAGAAAAACAACTTTAGAGTTGAATTTACATCTTCCTCCATAGTAGGGGTAGTGTGGAATGACAAAGAAAAGAGGAGTGGAAACTGAGAATAGTCAATTATGAGTGCTACTGGTATGAGTACAGGGCAGAGAAATCTAAGTTTTCCAATAGTTGGTCACATGATCAGAAATTCTTATTTCTAGCCACACAATTTTCTATTTCAGCAGTTTCATGAGAGAATGTACTTTTCTAATGAATATGAACATTGTCTAGAATTTAGCCACATAGACAAAAGTTCAGGGAGTTTGACCAGTTCATATGGGTGACTACAGATCCTTAAGATCTCAGGTGATCTCCATTCTGGAGTCAGGGGTACATATTGGAAACCTGAAACCTAGGTATGGTCACTAATGGGTGGGACCAGTGGTAGGTGAGACCTGCATGAAGTCAGCAATCAGTTGGACCAGGCCAAGATGAAATCAGTAATAAAAACTAAGGATGGGCAGGGCTGGCTGGTCCTCCCTGCTGGAGGATAGTTCTCTTAATggctttcatgatctctttgttGCGGAGGCTATAGATTATAGGGTTGACCAATGGTGTTAGCACAGAGTAGACAACAGCCAAGGTCCGGTCAAGTGTCAGTGAATAGCTCTTTTTCAATCGTACATACATAAAGATgatgctaccaaaaaaaattagaaccacTATGAGGTGGGAAGCACAGGTAGAGAAAGCTTTTTTCCGCCCTGATGCTGTCTTGATCTTCAGCACAGCCCCAATGATTCGTCCATAAGATGCCATGATAAAAAGGAaggtgataatgataataaagcTATTGATGGCAAAATCCACCACCACATTGGTGGATGTGTCCTTGCAAGCCAGGCTCAGCAGGGGTGGAAAGTCACAGAAGATATGCTGTATCTCATTGTAGCCACAGAATGGGAGCCTGGAGACCAGGATAACTTCAGAGATGGGACATAGGAAGCCACAAGTCCAACAACTTGCAGCCATCTTGGCACAGAGTGCTGGAGTCATGATTGCTGGGTAGTGAAGGGGTCTGCAGATAGCCAAGTATCTGTCATAGGCCATGGCTGTGAGGAGATAGCACTCAGAGGCCCCAAGGGAATGGAAGAAGTAGGTCTGCAAGAGGCAACCTGCAAAGGAAATGGTCTTTGTCTCACTAAGTAAGTTGGCCAGCATCTTGGGGATTGTAGTGGCTGTATACCATAACTCCAAAAAGGAAAGGACACTGACAAAGTGATACATGGGGGTGTGAAGCGCAGAATCAAGTCGAATGAccaggaaaatgagcaaattgcCAAAAATAGTAAAGAGGTAGGCAACCAACAACAAAGTAAAGAGCCAAATCTGGATGTCATCTACATTGGGGAAACCAAGGAGAACAAATTCAGTCACTGTTGTATGGTTATATTGTTCCATGAAGAGCTAGGTTCCTGTAATGAAAAGAATCAATGAGAAAGATTTTGAGTTGACAGTGCTAAGAAAACACCATTTTCTGGAAAGTCTTCTGTGACTTTCCTTCACTCTATTACCAAAATGCTCTCTGGCTTTCTCCAGTTCACACCTGATAAGCCTAGTAATCTTATCTCTATTAAAGGAATAAAATCCAAGTTCCCACCTTAAATTAATTCCTTCTGtgtttaattaattctttttttgacattacagATATATATCAATCTTGCTTCATGTTTACCCTAATTTTCCATGCAGCTTGAATCcaatgaatagaaaataaaaaggaaagggaagaaagaaagagagagagagaggaagaaagaaagaaagaaggaaagaaagaaagaaggaaagaaagaaagaaggaaagaaagaaagaaagaaagaaagaaagaaagaaagaaagaaagaaagaaagaaagaaagaaagaaagaaagaaagaaagaaagaaagaaagaaagaaagaaagaaagaaagaaaggaaggaaggaaggaaggaaggaaggaaggaaggaaggaaggaaggaaggaaggaaggaaggaaggaaggaaggaaggaaggaaggaaggaaggaaggaaggaaggaaggaaaaagaaaggaaaaaggaaggaaggaaggaagaagtagagGCAGACAGCTTAGCTAAGATGAGGCATATAagaagatagatatataaattgaCAGACTTTTTGTGCCCTTAGGTAACTTGGATTGTTGAAAGTGCTGCACAATTTGCTCTTTTCCAGTTCAATACGGAACCTAGTTCAGTTGATATCTTTCCACATTGCTTCACTAACATAGATGAACTAGTAGACTAACTCAATATCTATCTAGTTACATTTCATAACATACCAtttgattttacatttaaaattgcattttcttttatcaattttttGATGGGTAGGGAAGCAGACAATAGTCAAAatggaaacttaaaaaaagaaaaaaaaggaaaaaaagtctcaTAGTCTGATGGATTCGAaactgaattctaccaaacttttaaataatagttaATTCTACTAtcaccaggtgggatttataccaggaatgtattcctggttaaatattaggaaaactatcagtataattgaccatattagtaaagaaatcaaaacaaatgaTTCTAtccatagatgaagaaaaagtgcaatatccattcttattaaaaagcCTTAGAGAGCatagaattaaatttattttttaaaaattgatgaatagtatctatctaaaaatcACTAAGTGTTGTGTGTAATggagataagctagaagcctttctAATAAGATCAAGCATGAAGAAAGGACATCATTTTCATGACCATGCCTAAATATTGTAGTAAAAATGCAAACTacagcaataagagaaaaaaaaagaaattgaaaaaaattagaatagctaaagagaaaacaaaaccatcactctttgcaaGTGACCTGATGATACTCTTGaacaatcctagaaaatcaactaagaaGTTACTCAACCTAGTTAACAACTTTAGCAAGTTTGCaattaaaataaatcatcagcattagcatatattgccaacaaagtccatcagcaagggatagaaagaaatgccatttaaaataattgtaaacattGCAAAATACTCATATCTACTTATCAAGACAAATCCAGGAGCTTCATGAacccaattacaaaacactttttgtacaatcagatctaaataattaaaaataagaatttctcTTGGTTAGGCTGAACcaatatgataaaattaaaattctacctaATTAGCTtaattattcagtgccataccagccaaactaccaaaaaatcatttagctattaaaaacaataacaaaattcatttggaagaacaaatgatcaaaaatatcaTGGGAACAACACATGTAAAGAAAAGTTATTTAGTTATAACAGACCTCAGACTGTATTACAAAAAATtaatcatgaaaacaatctgATTATGGTTAAGAAATAAGAGAGTGAAACAgtggaataaattaaatacacaatACGattatttagtatttgataaatctaaTGACAcaaacttttgggaaaagaactcattgtcggacaaaaaactgctgggaaaactgggaaaacaatatggcagaaactcaGTATAGAACAAAATTTTACAgtatatatcaagataaagtcaaaatacaTACATGATTCAGATATGAAGGGTGATACTTTGGTCAAATTAAGGGTTCATAGAAAGTTTGCCTGTCAGAGatatggataagagaagaatttagtaCCAAACAAGAGATACAGAGTGTtacaagatgcaaaaaaaaaatactttttaatatattaaaattaaaaggatttacattaaaaaaaaaaaaaaactaatgccaccaagattagaatgaaaacagaaagcAAGGGAAGAGGGGATTTtacaagtgtctctgataaaggcctccttctTAAATATTTCAAGAACTAAGTCagttttataagaatataagtaagTAATTTCTCAATTGACAAATAGTTTGAAGGATATGAatagcagttttcagaaaaaaaaaactaaaaacatctctagtcatatgaaaaaaatgtttcaaatcacttttgattagaaaaatgcaaattaaaagtaCTCTGAGATACTTTCTTCTACCCATCACCCTAActaataggacaaaaaaaaaaaaaaaaaaaaaaaaggaaatgacaaatgttttaaaggatgtaggaaaattggaacacgaTACACTTTTGGCAAAGTTGTAAGCTAATACAACTGTTCTGGGGTacaatttgaaactgtgcccaaagggtaataaaactgtgcataattTTGACTCAGTGATAATATTAAATCTGTGTcccaaaaatatcaaataaaaaggtaaatacttatttgtacaaaaatattcatagtagctctttctgtggtagcaaagaattggaaattgaggaggatgttcatcaattgagaGATGTCTGAACACGTAATATATGGctgtaatattattttattataagaaataatgagcaggataattttagaaaaacctaaaaagtcttacataaactgaggcaaagtgaagtgaatcaGAACCAGAAAGCTATATATAGTAACACTaatactatatcatgatcaattgtgaatgatttagcttttttcagcaatacaataatccaagacagttctgaagaacttaattgtgaaaaaaaatgttatcaatcTACAGAGAAAGTCCATAAACttggatggaggaaaaaaaaaacttacacctttattttccttcacttctgattgaatttagtatttccttcaattatgaatgtacATTACTTACAGTCTACTGAAATGTGAAGTAACCcttttaggatcacacagctagtactgTCATAGGAAAACTTTGTACTtataaacttaaaatttaaatgcaACCAAATATTAAAGAACATATTGCAACAATTTATATGAGAGTCAAATCAAATCCTTTTTACATCTATGCATAGAGGAACATTTTTAACCAAACAAGGGCTAGAGATAGCCCCAAAAGGTAAAATAGTttcaattatatgaaattaaaagacttttcACATGAATAAAATCAAAGTAGCTAcaataagaaagggaaataaacaCTGTATAAAAGTAATGAATAGGATTAGCCCCAGAAGAAGAGACAAGATGAGGTGACTTCCTCCCTTTTTGACAGAGGTGATAGATTATGAATACAAAATATCACACAGATGGTCAACTTTTATCATTTGTTACAATGTATGGCTAATTGTACAGGGAAGGGAGGATaggtgtatttaaaaataaagatgagatgTTAAAAATACCTATAAATtaccatttaaaatataatttaagaaacAACAATAGTTGGAGCCATCCAAAGTGGAATAGGCCTCTTGGGTGGCAGATTTACAGGGAGCTATCTAGTGCAGATAAAggaagagttgaattcaaatctagtctgagATATGGTTAGCTGTGTAACCATAGCCAAGTCTCATAAAtttgtttgccttggttttcttaattgtaaaatggaaataataattgcacTGATTTTCCAaggtggtgaggatcaaatgaaataatatttgtaaaatttttgccATCATGCATGGAACGATCTATTGTTACTTAATAATACTTAAATgctttttccacttttctttgccctctctcctttctccccctccctcctttcctctcttccttccttccttccttccttccttccttccttccttccttccttccttccttcctactttccttcatgccttttttccttcctgcctgccttacttctttctttccttccttcttacttgCCAACCTGCCTTTTTTCTCACCCACTGCCACTCTCCAAGAAGAATGGATGATTGCCAGTCCAATTTTAGAGGAAAATTCTAGTTCAAGAATAGATCAGACCACATAACTTCTGAGAATCCTTCTAAGTCTGATAATCTACAGTGGTTGTTATCATCATCCTTTATCAGGGAGCACCTAAAATCAATATTATCAATTTACATggaaattttctttgtttcctgcTCAGTTAATCCTTGGAAAACAAACTCATTCCATGATTAAAGCCATATTTTGCTGTCTATATAGGTACTACATTGGAATTTTATACCATACAAGTTTAGAATATCCCACCTAGAGTAAGGaagtactgagttcaaattcagcatcaaacgcttaatatttatatgaacctgagcaagtcacaacctctgtttgcctctgctctttcaactataaaatgaaaataacatttaccttccaggattgttgtgagagtaacatggaatatttatttagtgcttatataaacattaaagtgttataaaaatgttGCTTATTAGCTTTAAATGAAGAGCATGGGCTGTTTCCCCTGATTTCACAACTTCCTCAAGAGACCATGAAATCAATCATCTCAGTGTAATGATGGCTTATCTGCCAAAATACTCATTTgtctaagaaatttttttttattgctctCATAGCTGAATTGTGGTTAAAATAGTTTACATCCAAAATGTTGATATTAATGTCTCTTTGATGACCCCAGCTAACTAAATTAAATCTGGAAAATATTAAAGTGATTTGGACACATTTGATGCTTCAGACCAGTAGTTTACAAAT
The Sminthopsis crassicaudata isolate SCR6 chromosome 4, ASM4859323v1, whole genome shotgun sequence genome window above contains:
- the LOC141541382 gene encoding olfactory receptor 6N2; translated protein: MEQYNHTTVTEFVLLGFPNVDDIQIWLFTLLLVAYLFTIFGNLLIFLVIRLDSALHTPMYHFVSVLSFLELWYTATTIPKMLANLLSETKTISFAGCLLQTYFFHSLGASECYLLTAMAYDRYLAICRPLHYPAIMTPALCAKMAASCWTCGFLCPISEVILVSRLPFCGYNEIQHIFCDFPPLLSLACKDTSTNVVVDFAINSFIIIITFLFIMASYGRIIGAVLKIKTASGRKKAFSTCASHLIVVLIFFGSIIFMYVRLKKSYSLTLDRTLAVVYSVLTPLVNPIIYSLRNKEIMKAIKRTILQQGGPASPAHP